CGCCCTCGCCTTTTCGGGCTTTGCTAACTATTATTTAGCCATTTTCTCTAGCGAAATCGAGCTGCGCCAGCGTTACCTAAGTAACGCCATCTTTCAGCTGCGCCGCTATTTAAGTTTAAGCAGCGGCCGCTTTAAAGGCGAAGCCAGCTATATTTTAGCCCTAGCTTACTATAGCAGCGGCCCCAGCTTTGCTAATTTGGTGATAAATTATTTACAGCAAGCCATTGCCGCCGGCTTTGAGCGCGAAACGATGAACGAATATTTTGCGCTAGCCCATAGCATACTCGGCCAAAACGAAGAGGCTTTATTTTATTTTTCGCAAATTAACACCGCCGAACGCACTTTTTTATTTTATTTTAACCTAGCCGAAGCTTATGCCGGCACCGGCCAGCACAACCTAAGCGAGCAAAACTTTTTACGCGTTATTAACGAAGCCAACAATGACCACCTGATTGACCGTGCCCGTTTTAGGCTTGGCGTGTTATATTTAAACAGCAGCCGCTATCCCGAAGCCCAGCAGATATTTGAGGCCTTTTTAGCCCGCCACCCCACCAACGCCGATGCCTTTCATTATTTGGGTGATGTTTTTTGGGCTTTAGGCAACCAAACACGGGCACGGCAGCTATGGCGCGAGGCCATAAGGTTTGACCACAGTAAGCAAACGGTACTGGGACACCTTTTATAAATTAAAAGGTAAAAATTAATAATTAAAAACTGTTTACTCTTAATTATTAATTTTTATTTGCTAATTCTTAATTACAACGGAGTTGTTATGAAAGTTATTATAGAAAATTTTGGGCCTATAACAGAAAGAGTTGAGATAGATGTAAAAGATTTTATGGTGTTTACCGGCGAGCAGGCCAGCGGGAAGAGTACGATAGCAAAGGTGATTTGGTTTTTTGAGAGTATTATAAAGAGAGAGATATTACCAGCTACTAGTTATAAAAATTTAATAGAAGATCTTAATAGCAGATTTTTTAAAACATTTGGCACACATTATCATTTAGACAAAAATATGTATGTTTATTATGAATATAAAAAAAATATTTATGTTGAAATTAAGTATGATGACCTTGCTGAAGAGATTAAATTTAATTTTAGTGAAAACATAAACCAATTATTAAAAAAACTCAAAAATAATCCAGATACTCTTACATGGGAACATCATAACAAAACTATTTTTGATAATGATTACGTAACACTTTATATTCCAACAGGGCGAAGTTTACTCTCATCTCTAAATATCGAAATTGAAAATTTTTTATATAATTTAACCATTGATAATCCAAACTCTATGATTGATTTTTTATTATTAGATTATATTAAAATAATGTCTAGTATAAAAACTGATTTTAAAGAAGGGTTAGAAGGCTTGAAAAATTCTTCTTCTAAACTTAAAAATTATGAGCAGATAAATACTTCTGCTCATAATATTTTAAAAGGAGAATATTTTTATGATGATGATGTAGCTGGGTATTTACTAGTAAATAATAAAAAAATTCCTTTAAATAATATCTCATCAGGCCAACAGGAAGTTTTATGGATATTAAATATTTTAATCTTCTATTTAACTAAAAACTATAAATGCTTTTTCATCATCGAAGAGCCCGAAAACAGCCTCTTCCCTAGCACTCAAAAACTTATCACAGAGTTTATCGCTTTAGTACACAACGCCGGCCATCAGGTACTTATTACCACCCATAGCCCTTATATTTTAGGTACTTTAAACAATTTGCTTTATGCGCCCGTTCGTGC
The Spirochaetaceae bacterium DNA segment above includes these coding regions:
- a CDS encoding tetratricopeptide repeat protein yields the protein ALAFSGFANYYLAIFSSEIELRQRYLSNAIFQLRRYLSLSSGRFKGEASYILALAYYSSGPSFANLVINYLQQAIAAGFERETMNEYFALAHSILGQNEEALFYFSQINTAERTFLFYFNLAEAYAGTGQHNLSEQNFLRVINEANNDHLIDRARFRLGVLYLNSSRYPEAQQIFEAFLARHPTNADAFHYLGDVFWALGNQTRARQLWREAIRFDHSKQTVLGHLL
- a CDS encoding ATP-binding protein, encoding MKVIIENFGPITERVEIDVKDFMVFTGEQASGKSTIAKVIWFFESIIKREILPATSYKNLIEDLNSRFFKTFGTHYHLDKNMYVYYEYKKNIYVEIKYDDLAEEIKFNFSENINQLLKKLKNNPDTLTWEHHNKTIFDNDYVTLYIPTGRSLLSSLNIEIENFLYNLTIDNPNSMIDFLLLDYIKIMSSIKTDFKEGLEGLKNSSSKLKNYEQINTSAHNILKGEYFYDDDVAGYLLVNNKKIPLNNISSGQQEVLWILNILIFYLTKNYKCFFIIEEPENSLFPSTQKLITEFIALVHNAGHQVLITTHSPYILGTLNNLLYAPVRAKEINNEEAINKIINKDYWLNKENFGAWFIDSKHTVSSCFDEEKGVIKNEVIDKASDDINNDFDKMLEAGDN